A genomic stretch from Desulfolutivibrio sulfodismutans DSM 3696 includes:
- a CDS encoding HDIG domain-containing metalloprotein: MIDRASALTLLASQNPERHLVCHALETEAIMAAMARELGEDAELWGLTGLLHDLDYPDTKDDPARHGLDCAALLDGKLPLEAITAIAAHNSEHTGVMPAARLDYALRCAESVTGMISAAALIRPTKMEGLAPKSIKKKMKDKAFAAAVRRENILECDKAGMELDAFLATAIAAMAAIAPEVGLA, from the coding sequence ATGATTGACCGCGCATCCGCCCTGACGCTTCTTGCCTCGCAAAACCCGGAACGCCATCTGGTGTGCCACGCCCTGGAGACCGAGGCCATCATGGCCGCCATGGCCCGGGAGCTTGGCGAGGACGCCGAACTGTGGGGCCTGACCGGGCTTCTGCACGACCTGGACTACCCGGACACCAAGGACGATCCGGCCCGGCATGGCCTGGACTGCGCCGCGCTTTTGGACGGCAAACTGCCGCTCGAGGCCATAACCGCCATCGCCGCCCACAACAGCGAACACACCGGGGTCATGCCCGCCGCCCGCCTGGACTATGCGCTGCGCTGCGCCGAATCCGTGACCGGCATGATCTCCGCTGCGGCGCTGATCCGGCCCACCAAGATGGAAGGGCTGGCCCCGAAAAGCATCAAGAAGAAGATGAAGGACAAGGCCTTTGCGGCGGCGGTGCGGCGGGAGAATATTTTGGAGTGCGACAAGGCGGGCATGGAGCTGGATGCGTTCCTGGCTACGGCCATCGCGGCCATGGCCGCCATCGCCCCCGAGGTGGGGCTGGCGTAA
- a CDS encoding monovalent cation:proton antiporter family protein — MEFALLKEIVVIFCLSIGVIFLCHKIRIPAIVGFLLTGVLAGPHGLGLVDSVHEVETVAEIGVILLLFTIGLELSISELVKLKKPVFIGGAAQVLLTILVFGGAGSWLGLTPGQAVFAGFLTALSSTAIVLKLLQERAEVESPHGRIILAILIFQDLIIVPMMLSVPFLSGQSQTESSALLLMTAKGFGVVVLVFFLARKIVPRVLAAVMRTRSKELFLLTTLGICMSVAFLTASLGLSLSLGAFLAGLIMSESEYSLSALEGILPFRDVFTSLFFISVGMLLNTAYFFTHADTVLMVTAAVLVAKTVLAATAARILGYPLRPAVLVGLCICQVGEFSFILAKTGLSQNLIGPDHYQLFLSASILTMLLTPFCIMFAPALADRLGRLPLLSAAAAPYRGPDMDGAQHRDLTDHLIICGFGIGGKHLARAAKAAGVDYTILEMNPDTVRAQAAKGEPIAYGDATQPAVLEHAGIHTARVLAIVVSDPVAIRRITDTARKTNPAIHIVARTRFLNELGPLMELGANDVIPEEFETSIEIFTRVMTKYMVPRMEIERFVSEVRSESYEMLRNLDIQGQPMDALKKGFTGLDVSAMTVEEGSMLDGKTLEESELRRTHGLTVVAVGRGGQVFANPDGTLRFTAGDVAYVFGPHGDITAKAGLFAARRRSWEESA, encoded by the coding sequence ATGGAATTCGCACTGCTCAAAGAGATCGTCGTCATCTTCTGCCTGTCCATCGGGGTCATCTTCCTGTGCCACAAGATCCGGATACCGGCCATCGTCGGGTTTCTCCTCACCGGCGTGCTGGCGGGCCCGCATGGGCTGGGCCTGGTGGATTCGGTGCATGAGGTCGAGACCGTGGCCGAGATCGGCGTCATCCTGCTGTTGTTCACCATCGGCCTGGAGCTGTCCATCTCGGAGCTGGTCAAGCTCAAAAAGCCCGTCTTCATCGGCGGCGCGGCCCAGGTGCTGCTGACCATCCTGGTCTTCGGCGGGGCAGGGTCCTGGCTGGGACTCACCCCCGGACAGGCCGTCTTCGCCGGGTTCCTGACCGCCCTGTCCAGCACGGCCATCGTCCTCAAGCTCCTCCAGGAACGGGCCGAGGTCGAGTCCCCCCATGGCCGCATCATCCTGGCCATCCTGATCTTCCAGGATCTGATCATCGTGCCCATGATGCTCTCGGTGCCCTTTTTGTCCGGCCAGAGCCAGACCGAAAGCTCCGCCCTCCTGCTCATGACCGCCAAGGGCTTCGGCGTGGTGGTCCTGGTCTTTTTCCTGGCCAGAAAGATCGTGCCCCGGGTGCTGGCCGCCGTCATGCGCACCCGCAGCAAGGAACTCTTCCTCCTGACCACGCTTGGCATCTGCATGTCCGTGGCCTTTTTGACCGCAAGCCTGGGGCTGTCGCTGTCGCTTGGGGCCTTTCTGGCCGGGCTGATCATGTCCGAGTCGGAATATTCCTTAAGCGCCCTGGAGGGCATCCTGCCGTTTCGCGACGTGTTCACCAGCCTTTTTTTCATCTCCGTGGGCATGTTGCTCAACACCGCCTATTTCTTCACCCATGCGGACACGGTGCTCATGGTCACGGCCGCCGTGTTGGTGGCCAAGACCGTTCTTGCGGCCACGGCGGCCCGCATCCTGGGCTATCCCCTGCGGCCGGCCGTGCTGGTGGGACTGTGCATCTGCCAGGTGGGCGAATTCTCCTTCATCCTGGCCAAGACCGGCCTGTCCCAGAACCTCATCGGCCCGGACCACTACCAGCTCTTTCTGTCGGCCAGCATTCTGACCATGCTGCTCACTCCCTTTTGCATCATGTTCGCCCCGGCCCTGGCCGACCGCCTGGGACGGCTGCCGCTTCTGTCCGCCGCCGCCGCGCCCTACCGGGGGCCGGACATGGACGGCGCCCAACACCGCGACCTCACCGACCATCTCATCATCTGCGGCTTCGGCATCGGCGGCAAACACCTGGCCCGGGCCGCCAAGGCCGCAGGCGTGGACTACACCATCCTGGAGATGAACCCGGACACCGTGCGCGCCCAGGCCGCCAAGGGCGAACCCATCGCCTACGGCGACGCCACCCAACCGGCCGTGCTTGAACACGCCGGAATCCATACCGCCCGGGTGCTGGCCATCGTGGTCTCGGACCCCGTGGCCATCCGGCGCATCACGGACACGGCCCGCAAGACCAATCCGGCCATCCACATCGTGGCCCGCACCCGGTTTTTGAACGAACTCGGCCCGCTCATGGAGCTTGGGGCTAACGACGTCATCCCCGAGGAGTTCGAGACCTCCATTGAAATCTTTACCCGGGTTATGACCAAGTACATGGTACCGCGCATGGAGATCGAGCGGTTCGTTTCTGAAGTGCGCTCCGAGAGCTACGAGATGCTGCGCAACCTGGACATCCAGGGCCAGCCCATGGACGCCCTGAAAAAGGGCTTCACGGGCCTGGACGTCAGCGCCATGACCGTGGAGGAAGGCTCCATGCTCGACGGCAAGACCCTTGAGGAATCCGAACTGCGCCGCACGCATGGCCTGACCGTGGTGGCCGTGGGCCGGGGAGGACAGGTCTTCGCCAACCCCGACGGCACCCTGCGCTTTACGGCCGGGGATGTGGCCTACGTGTTCGGCCCGCATGGCGACATCACGGCCAAGGCCGGACTCTTCGCGGCCAGGCGTCGGTCCTGGGAGGAATCGGCGTGA
- a CDS encoding P-II family nitrogen regulator, which translates to MKLIIAYFRPEQLNAVKQALYAIGVHSMSATNIAGSGRQKGYTETYRGVMIEVNLLKKVRLEVAVKDEKVVETMDAISAGAQTGKEGDGMIFVLDIADARRIRTGETGAAVFG; encoded by the coding sequence ATGAAACTGATTATCGCCTACTTCAGGCCTGAACAGCTTAACGCCGTCAAGCAGGCCCTCTATGCCATAGGTGTCCACAGCATGTCCGCCACCAACATCGCCGGGTCCGGACGCCAGAAGGGCTACACCGAAACCTATCGCGGGGTCATGATCGAGGTGAACCTGCTCAAGAAGGTGCGCCTGGAAGTCGCGGTCAAGGACGAGAAGGTCGTCGAAACCATGGACGCCATCAGCGCCGGGGCCCAGACGGGCAAGGAAGGCGACGGTATGATCTTCGTCCTGGACATCGCCGACGCCCGCCGCATCCGCACCGGAGAGACCGGGGCCGCCGTCTTCGGATAA
- a CDS encoding ammonium transporter, with amino-acid sequence MKRRWTLSTKALTVVGLAALVALVLPSAGFAQDSAPEFLSQQNGNVMWTLIAGILVMFMQAGFAMVETGLTRAKNAGNILMKNMFDFAAGSPAFFLIGFALMFGDDVGGFVGFSNFGLSEASTADADGLWKYTFWFFQCVFAATAVTIVSGAIAERTKFVAYLILSALVTALVYPVSGHWIWGGGWLSKLDAPMIDFAGSTVVHSVGGWISLAGAMLLGPRIGKYTKDGVARAIPGHNLPLVALGVFILWFGWFGFNPGSTTAANGTIGLIAVTTNLAACMAGLSAMFTAWLRYGKPDVSMSLNGVLAGLVAITAGCANVSPMAAMIIGVMAGILVVLAVEFIDKVLKIDDPVGAISVHGVCGAFGTLCVGLFASPDYGTVAGLFYGGGITQLITQIIGVGAVFVWAFGSGLVLFGLLKITVGIRVTAEEELKGLDLTEHGSEAYSGFQIFITE; translated from the coding sequence ATGAAACGGAGATGGACACTCTCCACAAAGGCGCTGACGGTCGTGGGTCTGGCGGCGCTGGTCGCGCTGGTTCTCCCCAGCGCTGGTTTCGCCCAGGATTCGGCGCCTGAATTTTTGTCCCAGCAAAACGGCAACGTCATGTGGACGCTCATCGCCGGCATCCTGGTCATGTTCATGCAGGCCGGATTCGCCATGGTCGAGACCGGGCTCACCCGGGCCAAAAACGCCGGCAACATCCTGATGAAAAACATGTTCGACTTCGCGGCGGGCAGCCCGGCCTTTTTCCTGATCGGCTTCGCGCTGATGTTCGGCGACGACGTGGGCGGCTTCGTCGGCTTCTCCAACTTCGGCCTGTCCGAGGCCAGCACGGCCGACGCCGACGGGCTGTGGAAGTACACCTTCTGGTTCTTCCAGTGCGTGTTCGCGGCCACGGCCGTGACCATCGTGTCCGGGGCCATCGCCGAACGCACCAAATTCGTGGCCTATCTCATCTTAAGCGCCCTGGTCACCGCCCTGGTCTATCCCGTCTCCGGCCACTGGATATGGGGCGGCGGCTGGCTGTCCAAGCTTGACGCGCCCATGATCGACTTCGCCGGGTCCACCGTGGTCCACTCCGTGGGCGGCTGGATCTCCCTGGCCGGGGCCATGCTGCTTGGGCCGCGCATCGGAAAGTACACCAAGGACGGCGTGGCCCGGGCCATCCCCGGCCACAACCTGCCCCTGGTGGCCCTGGGCGTGTTCATCCTGTGGTTCGGCTGGTTCGGATTCAACCCCGGCTCCACCACCGCCGCCAACGGCACCATCGGCCTTATCGCCGTGACCACCAACCTGGCCGCCTGCATGGCCGGTCTGTCGGCCATGTTCACCGCCTGGCTGCGCTACGGCAAGCCCGACGTGTCCATGAGCCTAAACGGCGTCCTGGCCGGCCTTGTGGCCATCACCGCCGGGTGCGCCAATGTCTCCCCCATGGCCGCCATGATCATCGGCGTCATGGCCGGCATCCTCGTGGTCCTGGCCGTGGAATTCATCGACAAGGTGCTCAAAATCGACGATCCCGTGGGCGCCATCTCGGTCCATGGCGTGTGCGGCGCGTTCGGCACCCTGTGCGTGGGCCTGTTCGCCAGCCCGGACTACGGGACCGTGGCCGGGCTGTTCTACGGCGGCGGCATCACCCAACTCATCACCCAGATCATCGGTGTGGGCGCGGTCTTCGTGTGGGCCTTCGGCAGCGGTCTGGTTCTCTTCGGCCTGCTGAAAATCACTGTGGGCATCCGCGTGACGGCCGAGGAAGAGCTCAAGGGTCTGGATCTGACCGAGCACGGCAGCGAAGCCTACAGCGGCTTCCAGATCTTCATCACCGAATAA
- a CDS encoding glutamine synthetase family protein: MAVFNCKNADDVLKAVKDYNVSFVQFWFIDILGVLKSFQVTPRELEVAFEEGMGFDGSSITGFTKIQESDMVAFPDPTTFQLVAWRPSDRPVARLFCDIKLPDGTPFVADSRYILKKMAKKAADLGYTYYVGPELEFFLFANANEPKILDLGGYFDAPPRDMANDVRRDIIFALESMGIAVEYSHHEVAPSQHEIDLRYNEAVSMADMAITYRVVCKEIARKHGCYASFMPKPLFGENGSGMHVHQSLFKGSKNAFFDGADQYHLSKEAKSYIAGLLKHAPEFGLINNQWVNSYKRLVPGYEAPVYIAWARRNRSALIRVPMYKPGKEAATRIELRSPDPACNLYLCFAAMLGAGLKGIADGYELAAPIEENIFKMSEAEMASKGISSLPGSLREAIDNLEKSALMREVLGDHLFNALLDNKKAEWDAYRMQITEWEIERYLPIL; the protein is encoded by the coding sequence ATGGCGGTATTCAATTGCAAAAATGCTGATGACGTGCTCAAGGCGGTCAAGGATTACAATGTTTCGTTCGTGCAGTTCTGGTTCATCGACATCCTGGGCGTGCTCAAAAGCTTCCAGGTGACCCCGCGCGAGTTGGAAGTCGCCTTCGAGGAAGGCATGGGCTTCGACGGCTCGTCCATCACCGGGTTCACCAAGATTCAGGAAAGCGACATGGTCGCCTTCCCCGACCCCACCACCTTCCAGTTGGTGGCCTGGCGGCCGTCCGACCGTCCCGTCGCCCGCCTGTTCTGCGACATCAAGCTTCCCGACGGCACCCCGTTCGTGGCCGATTCCCGCTACATCCTGAAAAAGATGGCCAAAAAGGCCGCCGACCTGGGCTACACCTACTACGTCGGCCCGGAACTGGAATTTTTCCTGTTCGCCAACGCCAACGAGCCCAAAATCCTGGACCTCGGCGGCTACTTCGACGCCCCGCCCCGCGACATGGCCAATGACGTCCGCCGCGACATCATTTTCGCCCTGGAGAGCATGGGCATCGCCGTGGAATACAGCCACCACGAAGTGGCCCCCAGCCAGCACGAGATCGACCTGCGCTACAACGAGGCCGTGAGCATGGCCGACATGGCCATCACCTACCGCGTGGTGTGCAAGGAGATCGCCCGCAAGCACGGCTGCTACGCCTCGTTCATGCCCAAGCCCCTTTTTGGCGAGAACGGCTCGGGCATGCACGTGCACCAGTCCCTGTTCAAGGGCTCGAAAAACGCCTTCTTCGACGGCGCCGACCAGTACCACCTGAGCAAGGAAGCCAAGAGCTACATCGCGGGACTTCTCAAGCACGCCCCTGAATTCGGCCTGATCAACAACCAGTGGGTCAACTCCTACAAGCGCCTGGTGCCCGGCTACGAAGCCCCGGTGTACATCGCCTGGGCCCGCCGCAACCGTTCGGCGCTTATCCGGGTGCCCATGTACAAGCCCGGCAAGGAAGCCGCCACCCGCATCGAGCTGCGCAGCCCCGATCCCGCCTGCAACCTGTACCTGTGCTTTGCGGCCATGCTCGGCGCGGGCCTCAAGGGTATTGCGGACGGATACGAACTGGCCGCCCCCATCGAAGAGAACATCTTCAAGATGAGCGAGGCCGAGATGGCCTCCAAGGGCATCTCCTCCCTGCCCGGCAGCCTGCGCGAAGCCATCGACAACCTGGAAAAGAGCGCCCTGATGCGCGAAGTTCTGGGCGACCACCTGTTCAACGCCCTGCTCGACAACAAGAAGGCCGAGTGGGACGCCTACCGCATGCAGATCACCGAATGGGAAATCGAACGCTACCTGCCCATTTTGTAG
- a CDS encoding ABC transporter permease yields the protein MPLSLRIALSSLSTHKLRTVLAMLGVFLGALALTGVRHVSEAMVRKAEIETEKLGPNLLMAMSGKLRFSRGDSRTQPSHKNFKVADALAIMRGLPAAARGVPYISKTEHIRAGNTRVACQLVATWPDYPQVRAFVPEFGRFFTQEEEDSRAMVCVLGRTIARRLFGEPEAAMGQRVFLYRAGLTVIGVMEEKGADLSGSDQDEQVFVPLSTLMRRLDNRWHISGVYIQLADGADFEDAKAVAETILRRQHGVGPGTPKPDDFSVLTAKDTMRLKQQALDLVQTLGIISSSLSFAVGGLGILSIMVLLVRSRRMEIGIRRAVGARRADIVRQFLIESGAMSCVGGAGGVLAALALLLAVYRFGDFPYVFDPWLILQALAGSAILGLAAGAYPAWQAGSVQILDVLRNKE from the coding sequence ATGCCCTTAAGCCTGCGCATCGCCCTCTCCTCGCTCTCCACGCACAAGCTGCGCACGGTGCTGGCCATGCTCGGGGTCTTCTTGGGCGCCCTGGCCCTGACCGGCGTGCGCCACGTCTCCGAGGCCATGGTGCGCAAGGCCGAGATCGAGACGGAAAAGCTCGGCCCCAACCTGCTCATGGCCATGTCCGGCAAGCTGCGCTTTTCCCGGGGCGACTCCCGCACCCAGCCCTCGCATAAGAACTTCAAGGTGGCCGACGCCCTGGCCATTATGCGCGGCCTGCCCGCAGCCGCGCGCGGCGTGCCCTACATCTCCAAGACCGAACATATCCGGGCCGGGAACACCCGCGTGGCCTGCCAACTGGTGGCCACCTGGCCCGACTATCCCCAGGTGCGGGCCTTCGTGCCGGAATTCGGACGTTTTTTCACCCAGGAGGAGGAGGATTCCCGGGCCATGGTCTGCGTGCTGGGGCGCACCATCGCCAGGCGGCTTTTCGGCGAGCCGGAAGCGGCCATGGGCCAGCGGGTGTTTCTTTACCGGGCGGGGCTGACGGTCATCGGGGTCATGGAGGAAAAGGGGGCGGATCTTTCGGGATCGGATCAGGACGAGCAGGTGTTCGTGCCGCTGTCCACCCTCATGCGCCGCCTGGACAACCGGTGGCACATCTCCGGGGTCTACATCCAGCTTGCCGACGGCGCGGATTTTGAGGACGCCAAGGCCGTCGCCGAAACCATCCTGCGGCGGCAGCACGGCGTGGGACCAGGCACGCCCAAGCCCGACGACTTCTCCGTGCTCACGGCCAAGGACACCATGCGCCTCAAGCAGCAGGCCCTGGACTTGGTGCAGACCCTGGGCATCATCAGCTCCAGCCTGTCGTTCGCCGTGGGGGGCTTGGGCATCCTGTCCATCATGGTCCTTCTGGTGCGCTCGCGGCGCATGGAAATCGGCATCCGCCGGGCCGTTGGGGCGCGCCGCGCAGACATCGTGCGCCAGTTCCTCATCGAATCCGGGGCCATGTCCTGCGTGGGCGGCGCGGGCGGCGTCCTGGCCGCCCTGGCCCTTTTGCTGGCGGTCTACCGCTTCGGCGACTTCCCGTATGTCTTCGATCCCTGGCTCATCCTCCAGGCCTTGGCCGGTTCGGCCATCCTGGGCCTGGCCGCCGGGGCCTACCCCGCCTGGCAGGCCGGGTCCGTGCAGATCCTCGACGTGTTGCGCAACAAGGAATAG
- a CDS encoding winged helix-turn-helix domain-containing protein has translation MHDIVPTQRLHLWLESGRDMFLGLGRVQLLERVEEFGSLNKAAQAMGMSYRAAWGRLKRSESVLGAALVEKTGPKQGFRLTELGRDLVQRFRDWHAEVEAYALTRARQTFPWPIEPFDEPCPADVPGDPEKPRRA, from the coding sequence ATGCACGACATAGTCCCCACCCAGCGCCTGCACCTATGGCTTGAATCCGGCAGAGACATGTTTTTGGGTCTTGGCCGGGTCCAGCTTTTGGAGCGCGTGGAGGAATTCGGTTCCTTGAACAAGGCCGCCCAGGCCATGGGCATGTCCTACCGGGCGGCCTGGGGCAGGCTGAAACGTTCGGAATCCGTGCTTGGCGCGGCCCTGGTGGAAAAAACCGGCCCCAAGCAGGGCTTTCGCCTGACGGAGCTGGGGCGCGACCTTGTGCAGCGGTTCCGGGACTGGCACGCCGAGGTGGAGGCATATGCCCTGACGCGCGCCCGGCAGACCTTTCCCTGGCCCATCGAACCCTTTGACGAACCGTGTCCGGCGGATGTCCCCGGCGATCCGGAAAAACCCCGCCGCGCCTGA
- the cbiE gene encoding precorrin-6y C5,15-methyltransferase (decarboxylating) subunit CbiE produces MYTSAMGNTTHPLLVVGVGIGAPDIPSQAADGVKNATVLAAGKRILAAFAGHPAEKIPLRAPLAPILGTLAERRAAGGRVVVLADGDPLFFGIGRTLLSRFAPGTLRFVPNVTAVAAMAARLGRPWQDIPVVSLHGRSDHTALYQALMRAGQAAVYTDAVNTPSALARAVLHRAGDAFALHVFENLGLADENHTSLTLPVAANLPDDAFSPLNLVFLERLGPPEIPLTLGLSDAALSRDDTVFTKLPSRAVALALLGVRVGDVVWDLGAGTGSVALEASRLCPAGRVFAVEKHPGRFEHLRRNIQKTGALTVTPILAALPDALESLPDPDRIFIGGGLSQNPDILNAAAKRLAPNGRIVVAATLLATLEHARTFFAQHAWTCRTTHIQTSTETPLGRHHRLTPDNPVFLVAGERECGERASPPPHTPPPPGGHCPPGPPNGIACGKAAGDADDGRE; encoded by the coding sequence ATGTACACCAGCGCCATGGGCAACACGACACATCCCCTGCTCGTTGTCGGCGTGGGCATCGGCGCGCCGGACATCCCCTCCCAGGCGGCGGACGGCGTGAAAAACGCCACGGTGCTGGCCGCAGGGAAGCGCATCCTGGCCGCCTTTGCCGGGCATCCGGCCGAAAAAATTCCGCTGCGCGCCCCCCTGGCCCCCATTCTGGGCACCCTGGCCGAACGCCGGGCCGCAGGCGGCCGGGTGGTGGTCCTGGCCGACGGCGACCCGCTTTTTTTCGGCATCGGCCGCACGCTGCTTTCCCGCTTCGCCCCGGGAACCCTGCGTTTCGTTCCCAACGTGACCGCTGTCGCCGCCATGGCCGCGCGGCTGGGCAGACCCTGGCAGGACATCCCCGTCGTCAGCCTGCACGGCCGCAGCGACCACACGGCCCTGTATCAGGCCCTCATGCGGGCCGGACAGGCCGCCGTCTATACCGACGCCGTCAACACCCCAAGCGCCCTGGCTCGGGCCGTGCTGCACCGGGCCGGGGACGCCTTTGCCCTGCACGTCTTTGAAAACCTGGGACTTGCGGATGAAAACCACACCTCCCTGACGCTGCCCGTGGCCGCCAATCTCCCGGACGACGCCTTCTCGCCCCTGAATCTGGTCTTTCTCGAACGCCTGGGGCCCCCGGAAATCCCCCTGACCCTGGGGCTCTCCGATGCGGCCCTGTCCCGCGATGACACCGTGTTCACCAAGCTTCCGTCCCGGGCCGTGGCCCTGGCCCTGCTCGGCGTCCGCGTTGGCGACGTGGTCTGGGATCTCGGCGCGGGAACCGGCTCCGTGGCCCTCGAAGCCTCCAGGCTGTGCCCGGCAGGACGCGTCTTCGCCGTGGAAAAACACCCCGGACGGTTCGAACACCTGCGCCGCAACATCCAGAAAACAGGGGCCCTCACCGTCACCCCCATCCTGGCCGCCCTGCCCGACGCCCTCGAAAGCCTGCCCGATCCGGATCGCATCTTCATCGGCGGCGGACTTTCCCAAAACCCGGATATCCTGAACGCCGCCGCCAAACGCCTCGCGCCGAACGGCCGCATCGTCGTGGCCGCCACGCTCCTGGCCACCCTGGAACACGCCCGGACCTTCTTCGCCCAGCACGCCTGGACCTGCCGGACCACCCACATCCAGACGTCCACCGAAACCCCCCTGGGCCGCCACCACCGCCTCACCCCCGACAACCCCGTGTTCCTCGTGGCCGGGGAACGGGAATGTGGGGAGAGGGCTTCGCCCCCTCCCCACACCCCTCCCCCACCAGGGGGACACTGTCCCCCTGGACCCCCGAACGGCATCGCCTGCGGCAAAGCCGCAGGCGATGCGGATGATGGGAGGGAGTAA
- the cobM gene encoding precorrin-4 C(11)-methyltransferase, whose amino-acid sequence MAEETRQKFSGREGSGGNPLFQNGVPSRFPSSPKVFFIGAGPGDPGLLTVKAAQVIAGAGLVLFAGSLVPPEVVAGAGETARVLDSSGMTLEETHALLVAAVRGGQVAVRVHTGDPALYGAVAEQARLLTRDGVPWEIIPGVTSASAAAAALGVSFTMPEATQTLILTRLAGRTPVPEAESLRALAAHQSSMAIYLSAGDPEGLARELLAAGLCPDTPVGVACRVGWPDEQTFFTTIASLPADVHAHDITRQTLFLVLPHHDAEARSKLYDPDFTHGFRP is encoded by the coding sequence ATGGCCGAAGAAACCCGCCAAAAGTTTTCGGGGAGGGAGGGTTCGGGAGGGAACCCCCTTTTTCAAAATGGGGTTCCCTCCCGATTTCCCTCTTCCCCCAAGGTCTTCTTCATCGGCGCGGGGCCGGGCGATCCGGGTCTATTGACGGTCAAGGCGGCGCAGGTGATCGCCGGGGCCGGGCTGGTGCTTTTTGCCGGGTCGCTGGTGCCGCCGGAGGTGGTGGCCGGGGCCGGTGAGACGGCGCGGGTGCTCGATTCCTCGGGCATGACCCTGGAGGAGACGCACGCGCTTTTGGTTGCCGCGGTGCGGGGGGGGCAGGTCGCCGTCCGGGTGCATACCGGCGATCCCGCCCTGTACGGGGCCGTGGCCGAGCAGGCGCGGCTTCTCACGCGCGACGGCGTGCCCTGGGAGATCATCCCGGGCGTGACCTCGGCCTCGGCGGCGGCGGCGGCGCTTGGGGTGTCGTTCACCATGCCCGAGGCCACCCAGACGCTCATCCTGACCCGGCTGGCCGGGCGCACGCCGGTGCCGGAGGCCGAGAGCCTGCGCGCCCTGGCGGCGCATCAAAGCTCCATGGCCATCTACCTTTCAGCGGGCGATCCCGAGGGACTTGCCCGCGAACTGCTTGCCGCCGGTCTTTGCCCGGATACGCCCGTCGGCGTGGCCTGCCGCGTGGGCTGGCCGGACGAGCAGACCTTTTTCACCACCATCGCCTCGCTTCCCGCCGACGTCCATGCCCACGACATCACCCGGCAGACTCTCTTCCTGGTGCTGCCGCACCACGACGCCGAGGC